The DNA sequence TGCCGTTGCGATACGTGGTGCGTTCATGGGTTCGCTCGTAGGGTTCCGCTTGGATCTGCTCCGATGCTTGCTTCTGTAAGAGTTGGTTCAAAAACGACTGCATGAGAGATGGAGCCAGTTTGCCATGTGTTGTAAGCAGTTGGTGTAATTCTTCTGCGGAAAGGGTAAGATGGAAGTGAGTCATTTCGATTCCTCCTTGGGATATTGTTGTAGACAAACTCCATGATTCCCAAAAAGAGGATTGAAATGACTCTTCCTATTTCAGATCCTTTTTACACATAATACCGGACACAACTTACATTTGACACGTTACTCCTTTCGCAAAATATTAGATCAGAAATACAACAACATCATGCTCAAATGTCTATAAATAAAAATTCATGTTCAACCTGAATTTTTGTTCAGGTTGACGGTTGGGTCAAAACACACCATACTCTGGATTTGCCCACACCTCTTGGCTCGGTCTAATCCTGTGCCGCCCCTTTTGCGGCCCTAATTTTGTTCAGGCAATCCGCAACTGATTTTTCCCGCTGGGCTAGGGCAAAACCCGTTCCCCAATCTGGCATCCACTCCCGCAATCGACCGATTGCGCCAAAATCATCGGAACAGGATAAGCTCCCATTTCGTACAGTGAAGTGTGAGGTGAAGACGATGGCTGTCATAAGAGCAACCTCGGCACATATCGCGCTGTTGGGACGGTTGATGCGGGCGGAAGCGGAAGGGGAAGGAAAACTGGCGATGCTGCTGGTCGGGAATGTCGGAGTCAACCGGGTGAAATCGAACTGTCTCGATTTCAAGCGGATCCGCACCATCCCGCAAATGGTGTTCCAGCGGCCGGGGGGTTTT is a window from the Effusibacillus pohliae DSM 22757 genome containing:
- a CDS encoding transposase translates to MTHFHLTLSAEELHQLLTTHGKLAPSLMQSFLNQLLQKQASEQIQAEPYERTHERTTYRNG